In Myxococcus stipitatus, the following are encoded in one genomic region:
- a CDS encoding ABC transporter permease, translated as MLGDVSMDVRYALRTLRQSPAFTVAAVLVLALGIGVTTALFGLVDAVLLRPLPFPEPERLMVLSAEQQQQKSRSRYSLPDYEDLARQLTQIRSLTAVSDDLLNRTGVGDAEMFRGAMVVGDFFGAFGVSPALGRTFTGEERDAPVVVLSHARWLKEGGTPQVVGSTLTLSGLPYTVVGVMPPSFEVPHPSTDVWLPFDSLPGAATSRDRTQRGHRAFGVMGRLASGATLESARHEMRVVGGRLREEKSPNLLVGVMRFQDLVTRDVNLLLWVLLGAVSLVLLLAASNVAHLQLARAAARQRELGIRVALGAGRGRLVRQLLTESLLLALLGGVGGVLLAQWVTDLVLMVGGSRLPRAAEMVVHGRVLVFALVVTLTTGVGVGLMPALRKSQLSPASVLGRGAAEVARSRAHGVLVVAEVALALMLVTGAGLMLKSFWRMYQADPGLEPSGVFVARLVLPTDRYGSPERVAGFHRALTARLAARPEVAAVGVGASLPAGGSIGRSGYWAEGTEDTSPRPHALSNIATPGFLEALRVPLLAGRRLAESDGADAPRVMVVSERFAREVFPGQDPIGRRVTFGGHDADGKPLWTTVVGVVRDVAYAGIAAGHEPTVYMPMEQEEATDGQLAVRAAGGLAPQALEAVVREELRAVDSMVALAQVGTLEERLSTDLGLPRFRAVLLGAFGVLALVLAAVGIYGVMSYSVAQREHEMGVRLALGARSADVLRLVVGQSLRRVGWGLGLGLVGVLSAHRAVEGLLYGMEALDVGVIASVCLVLLVTAWLASWLPARRAAGVDPASVLRGG; from the coding sequence ATGCTGGGTGACGTGTCGATGGACGTCCGCTACGCGCTGCGCACCTTGCGCCAGTCGCCGGCCTTCACGGTGGCGGCGGTGCTGGTGCTGGCCTTGGGCATCGGCGTGACGACGGCGTTGTTCGGCCTGGTGGACGCGGTGCTCCTGCGTCCGCTTCCCTTCCCGGAGCCGGAGCGGTTGATGGTGCTCTCGGCGGAGCAGCAACAACAGAAGAGCCGGTCGCGCTACAGCCTCCCGGACTATGAGGACCTGGCGCGGCAGCTCACCCAGATTCGCTCGCTGACCGCGGTGTCCGACGACCTCTTGAACCGCACGGGCGTGGGCGACGCGGAGATGTTTCGCGGGGCCATGGTGGTGGGGGACTTCTTCGGCGCCTTTGGGGTGAGTCCCGCGCTGGGGAGGACCTTCACGGGGGAAGAGCGTGACGCGCCCGTGGTGGTGCTCTCCCATGCGCGGTGGCTGAAGGAGGGCGGTACACCCCAGGTCGTGGGCTCGACCCTGACCTTGAGCGGGCTGCCCTACACGGTGGTGGGCGTGATGCCGCCGTCCTTCGAGGTTCCTCATCCCTCCACGGACGTCTGGCTCCCGTTCGACAGTCTTCCGGGCGCGGCTACTTCGAGAGACCGCACGCAGCGCGGTCACCGCGCGTTCGGGGTGATGGGGCGGCTTGCGTCCGGGGCCACGTTGGAGTCGGCGCGTCACGAGATGCGGGTCGTGGGCGGGCGGCTGCGCGAGGAGAAGAGCCCGAACCTGCTGGTGGGGGTGATGCGCTTCCAGGACCTGGTCACCCGGGATGTGAACCTGCTGTTGTGGGTGCTGCTGGGCGCGGTGTCGCTGGTGCTGCTCCTGGCGGCGTCGAACGTGGCGCACCTCCAGCTGGCGCGCGCGGCGGCTCGGCAGCGGGAGCTGGGCATCCGCGTGGCGCTGGGCGCCGGGCGTGGAAGGCTGGTGCGTCAGCTCCTCACGGAGAGCCTGCTGCTGGCGCTGCTGGGCGGTGTGGGCGGCGTGCTGCTGGCGCAGTGGGTGACGGACCTGGTGCTGATGGTGGGAGGCAGCCGGCTGCCCCGCGCCGCGGAGATGGTGGTGCATGGCCGCGTCCTGGTGTTCGCGTTGGTGGTGACGCTGACGACGGGCGTGGGAGTGGGGCTGATGCCGGCGCTGCGCAAGAGCCAGCTGTCGCCCGCCTCGGTCCTGGGGCGGGGGGCGGCGGAGGTGGCTCGAAGCCGGGCGCACGGTGTGCTCGTGGTGGCCGAGGTGGCGCTGGCGCTGATGCTCGTCACGGGCGCGGGGCTGATGCTCAAGAGTTTCTGGCGGATGTACCAGGCGGACCCGGGCCTGGAGCCGTCGGGGGTGTTCGTCGCGCGACTGGTGCTGCCCACGGACCGGTATGGCTCGCCGGAGCGGGTGGCCGGGTTCCATCGGGCGCTGACGGCACGTCTCGCCGCGCGTCCGGAGGTCGCCGCCGTGGGGGTGGGCGCGAGCCTCCCCGCGGGTGGCTCCATCGGCCGCTCGGGCTACTGGGCGGAAGGCACGGAGGACACCTCGCCTCGGCCCCATGCGCTGTCGAACATCGCCACGCCGGGGTTCCTGGAGGCGCTGCGGGTGCCGCTGCTCGCGGGACGCCGGCTCGCCGAGTCGGATGGGGCCGATGCCCCGCGAGTCATGGTGGTGAGCGAGCGCTTCGCGCGAGAGGTCTTCCCCGGCCAGGACCCCATTGGCCGCCGGGTGACGTTCGGCGGGCACGACGCGGACGGCAAGCCGCTCTGGACGACGGTGGTGGGCGTGGTGCGGGACGTCGCGTACGCGGGCATCGCGGCCGGGCATGAGCCCACCGTCTACATGCCCATGGAGCAGGAGGAGGCCACGGACGGGCAGCTCGCGGTGCGGGCCGCTGGAGGCCTGGCGCCCCAAGCATTGGAAGCCGTGGTGCGGGAGGAGCTGCGCGCGGTGGATTCGATGGTGGCGCTCGCGCAGGTGGGGACCTTGGAAGAAAGATTATCCACGGACTTGGGATTGCCGCGCTTCCGAGCGGTGTTGCTGGGGGCCTTCGGCGTGCTGGCGCTGGTGCTGGCCGCGGTGGGCATCTACGGCGTCATGTCCTATTCCGTGGCACAACGAGAGCATGAGATGGGGGTGAGACTGGCCCTGGGCGCTCGTTCGGCGGATGTGCTGCGACTGGTGGTGGGCCAGTCGCTGCGCCGCGTGGGATGGGGCCTGGGGCTGGGACTGGTGGGCGTGTTGTCGGCACACCGGGCCGTGGAAGGTCTGCTGTACGGGATGGAGGCGTTGGATGTCGGAGTCATCGCCTCTGTCTGCTTGGTGTTACTGGTCACCGCCTGGCTGGCGAGCTGGCTCCCGGCTCGTCGCGCGGCGGGCGTGGACCCGGCCTCCGTGCTGCGTGGAGGCTGA
- a CDS encoding sigma-54 dependent transcriptional regulator: MLVADDQADVLEALRLLLKRDGHGVVTAQSPAGALATLEAEDVDLVLMDLNYARDTTSGKEGMDLLGRIRAQDSTLPVVVMTAWGSVEGAVEAMRGGARDYVQKPWDNTRLLATLRTQLELSRALKRSRRLEDENQHLRRAQASGLPSMVSESRAMLPVRRMIERVAPSGANVLVTGEHGTGKEVVARLLHASSNRADRAFVAVNSGGLSEGVFESELFGHVKGAFTDAKTDRTGCFELADGGTLFLDEIGNMPLSQQAKLLRVLQTGELHPVGSSKTRRVDVRVVSATNVDLAKAVAEGRFREDLLYRLNTVEIPLPPLRERREDIPLLAAHFLAAQGKRYGRDAMRLTPGALEALLAYPWPGNVRELEHAVERALLMAVGDEVTAEDLLLRRAGREGMARLEEMTLEEVERYLIERALARQEGNVSEAAKGLGLSRSALYRRLQYYGIKGAR, from the coding sequence ATCCTCGTCGCGGATGACCAGGCCGACGTGCTGGAGGCCCTCCGCCTGCTCTTGAAGCGGGACGGCCATGGCGTCGTCACGGCGCAGTCGCCCGCGGGGGCGCTCGCCACGCTGGAAGCCGAGGACGTGGACCTGGTCCTGATGGACCTGAACTACGCACGCGACACCACTTCCGGCAAGGAGGGCATGGACCTCTTGGGCCGCATCCGCGCGCAGGACTCGACGTTGCCCGTGGTGGTGATGACCGCCTGGGGCAGCGTGGAGGGCGCGGTGGAGGCCATGCGCGGCGGCGCGCGCGACTACGTGCAGAAGCCGTGGGACAACACGCGCCTGCTCGCCACGCTGCGCACGCAGCTGGAGCTGTCGCGGGCGCTCAAGCGCAGCCGCCGCCTGGAGGATGAGAACCAGCACCTGCGGCGCGCCCAGGCGTCCGGGCTGCCCTCCATGGTGTCCGAGTCGCGCGCCATGCTGCCGGTGCGGCGGATGATTGAGCGCGTGGCGCCGTCGGGGGCCAACGTGCTGGTGACGGGTGAGCACGGCACGGGCAAGGAGGTGGTGGCGCGGCTGCTCCACGCCTCGTCCAACCGGGCGGACCGGGCCTTCGTCGCGGTCAACTCCGGTGGCCTGTCGGAGGGGGTCTTCGAGAGCGAGCTGTTCGGCCACGTGAAGGGCGCCTTCACCGACGCGAAGACGGACCGCACGGGCTGCTTCGAGCTGGCGGACGGAGGCACGCTCTTCCTGGATGAGATTGGCAACATGCCGCTGTCGCAGCAGGCGAAGCTCTTGCGTGTGCTTCAGACGGGAGAGTTGCACCCGGTGGGCTCGTCCAAGACGCGGCGCGTGGACGTGCGGGTGGTGAGCGCCACCAACGTGGACCTGGCCAAGGCCGTGGCGGAGGGCCGCTTCCGCGAGGACCTTCTGTACCGCCTCAACACGGTGGAGATTCCGCTGCCCCCGCTGCGCGAGCGGCGCGAGGACATCCCGCTGTTGGCGGCGCACTTCCTGGCCGCGCAAGGCAAGCGTTACGGCCGCGACGCCATGCGGTTGACGCCGGGCGCGTTGGAGGCGCTGTTGGCCTATCCCTGGCCAGGCAACGTGCGCGAGCTGGAGCACGCGGTGGAGCGCGCGCTCTTGATGGCGGTGGGGGACGAGGTGACGGCGGAGGACCTGCTGTTGCGCCGCGCGGGCCGTGAAGGCATGGCGCGCCTGGAGGAGATGACGCTGGAGGAGGTGGAGCGCTACCTCATCGAGCGTGCGCTGGCGCGGCAGGAGGGCAACGTGAGCGAGGCGGCCAAGGGCCTGGGCTTGTCGCGCAGCGCGCTGTACCGTCGGCTCCAGTACTACGGAATCAAGGGAGCCCGGTGA
- a CDS encoding serine hydrolase — MVAVLGCLAVSLLTGADARKPATQWLQRPEESARMARVEAGLAAVPLPGGESLRLTLAEWMALYKVPGLSIAVFDGHSLRWAKALGVKQAGGSEPVALDTLFQAGSISKPMTALAVAHHAQRGRWSLDEDVNGKLVSWKVPDNEFTREQKVTLRRLLSHSAGLPMHGFDGYAQGAPVPTLLESLEGKAPANSPPVRVVAEPGTVARYSNLGLSVVQQVMVDGLGKPYASIMRETVLLPLGLKHSTFEQPLPPALVPLAATGTRADGSSLPGGWHTYPDQAAAGLWTTPSDLARFAIEVSKARAGTSRRVVSQAMAEELLSRQGPEPTGPLPPPPWQPERFGLGFRLQEDPSYFGHGGWVEGYRSQLVAYSNTGSGVALMTNSDNGRFLLSMLADSVAREYGWKGHVFLPRGPYATADLIVRLKGVDTALAWFKEQQAAGVPEHQSSESLTALGHDLLRSGEVAGAVKVFEANAALFPGDAEVHAALGEGYVKAGRKDAAITRLKKSLALEPKHPEATKLLETLGVRP; from the coding sequence GTGGTGGCGGTCCTGGGGTGTCTGGCTGTTTCACTGCTCACGGGGGCGGATGCTCGCAAGCCCGCCACGCAGTGGTTGCAGCGTCCCGAGGAGTCCGCCCGGATGGCGCGAGTAGAGGCGGGGCTCGCGGCCGTGCCGTTGCCTGGGGGCGAGAGCCTGCGCCTGACGCTCGCGGAGTGGATGGCGCTCTACAAGGTGCCCGGGCTGAGCATCGCGGTGTTCGACGGGCACTCGCTGCGCTGGGCGAAGGCGTTGGGGGTGAAGCAGGCGGGAGGCTCGGAGCCTGTCGCGCTGGACACGCTGTTCCAGGCGGGCTCCATCAGCAAGCCGATGACGGCGCTCGCGGTGGCGCATCATGCGCAGCGGGGGCGCTGGTCGCTCGACGAGGACGTCAACGGCAAGCTGGTGTCGTGGAAGGTGCCGGACAATGAGTTCACGCGGGAGCAGAAGGTGACGCTGCGGCGTCTGCTCAGCCACAGCGCGGGATTGCCGATGCATGGCTTTGATGGGTATGCCCAGGGGGCGCCGGTGCCCACGCTGCTGGAGAGCCTGGAGGGGAAGGCGCCGGCGAACTCGCCTCCCGTCCGGGTGGTGGCCGAGCCTGGAACGGTGGCGCGCTACAGCAACCTGGGGCTGAGCGTCGTCCAGCAGGTGATGGTGGATGGGCTGGGGAAGCCCTACGCGAGCATCATGCGCGAGACGGTGTTGCTCCCGCTGGGCCTGAAGCACAGCACCTTCGAACAGCCGTTGCCTCCAGCGCTGGTGCCGCTGGCGGCGACGGGGACTCGCGCGGATGGCTCGAGCCTTCCGGGCGGGTGGCACACGTATCCGGACCAGGCCGCCGCGGGGTTGTGGACCACGCCGTCGGACCTGGCCCGCTTCGCCATCGAGGTCTCGAAGGCGCGGGCGGGGACGTCGCGCCGGGTGGTGTCCCAGGCGATGGCGGAGGAGTTGTTGTCGCGTCAGGGGCCAGAGCCGACGGGGCCCCTGCCTCCGCCGCCGTGGCAGCCGGAGCGCTTCGGGTTGGGCTTCCGCCTTCAGGAGGACCCGAGCTACTTCGGCCATGGTGGATGGGTGGAGGGCTATCGCTCGCAGTTGGTGGCGTATTCGAACACGGGTAGTGGCGTGGCGTTGATGACCAACTCCGACAACGGGAGGTTCCTCCTGTCGATGCTCGCGGACAGTGTGGCGAGGGAGTACGGCTGGAAGGGACATGTCTTCCTGCCGCGGGGGCCGTATGCGACGGCGGACCTGATTGTCCGGCTCAAGGGTGTGGACACCGCGCTGGCGTGGTTCAAGGAACAGCAAGCGGCGGGCGTGCCGGAGCACCAGTCCTCCGAGTCGCTGACCGCGCTGGGGCATGACCTGCTGCGAAGTGGCGAGGTCGCCGGCGCGGTGAAGGTGTTCGAGGCGAACGCCGCGCTGTTCCCTGGAGACGCGGAGGTGCATGCCGCTCTTGGCGAGGGGTACGTCAAGGCGGGCCGGAAGGACGCGGCCATCACCCGCCTCAAGAAGTCGCTCGCGCTGGAGCCGAAGCACCCCGAGGCCACGAAGTTGCTGGAGACGCTCGGCGTGCGTCCGTGA
- a CDS encoding sensor histidine kinase, translating to MKQQREPWPHDLQVLALVWLAGVPGVGVSLALLWTQDFSSKVRWTLTTLVVGVFVGVGLLVRERVTRPLHAMANLLAALREGDYSTRGRGARAGDALGEVLLEVNALGDTLREQRLGALEAGALLEQVMEEIDVGVLAFDVAGTLRLVNRAGEKLLGQSRSQLMGKGAGALGLADLLEGPAPRRLSRTFAEEGGPYELRRGGFRQGGLPHHLVVLADLRLALREQEREAWRRLVRVLSHEINNSLSPIQSIAESLRDLLIQVPRPSDWEDDAKSGLGIVARRSESLARFMSAYARLARLPPPVLSGVEVDGWVRRVAALETRRPVEVRAGPALAVRGDSDQLEQLLINLVRNAVDAVLVESQASQVWVSWAVLSPGAVEVWVEDEGAGLADTGNLFVPFFTTKPQGSGIGLALCRQIAEAHGGTLRLENRPEGRGCRARLKLPLEGPGTGGVTASLG from the coding sequence GTGAAGCAACAGCGCGAGCCCTGGCCACATGATTTGCAGGTGCTCGCGCTGGTGTGGCTCGCGGGGGTGCCGGGCGTGGGGGTCTCGCTCGCGCTGCTGTGGACGCAAGACTTCTCCTCGAAGGTCCGCTGGACGCTCACCACGCTGGTGGTGGGCGTCTTCGTGGGCGTGGGCCTCCTGGTGCGCGAGCGGGTGACACGTCCCCTGCACGCCATGGCCAACCTGCTGGCGGCGCTGCGCGAGGGGGACTACTCGACGCGCGGGCGAGGGGCGCGGGCGGGTGACGCGTTGGGCGAGGTCCTCCTGGAGGTGAATGCCCTGGGCGACACGCTGCGCGAGCAGCGGCTGGGCGCGCTGGAGGCGGGCGCGCTGCTCGAGCAGGTGATGGAGGAGATTGACGTCGGCGTGCTGGCCTTCGACGTCGCGGGGACGCTGCGGTTGGTGAACCGTGCGGGCGAGAAGCTCCTGGGGCAGTCGCGCTCCCAGTTGATGGGCAAGGGCGCGGGGGCGCTCGGGTTGGCGGACCTGCTGGAGGGCCCGGCGCCTCGGAGGTTGTCGCGGACCTTCGCGGAGGAGGGCGGGCCGTACGAGCTGCGGCGCGGAGGCTTCCGGCAAGGGGGACTGCCGCATCACCTGGTGGTGCTGGCGGACCTGCGGCTGGCGCTGCGCGAGCAGGAGCGCGAGGCGTGGCGCCGGCTGGTGCGGGTGTTGAGCCATGAAATCAACAACTCGCTGTCGCCCATCCAATCCATCGCGGAGTCGCTGCGGGACTTGCTGATTCAAGTGCCGCGTCCGTCGGATTGGGAGGACGACGCGAAGAGTGGCCTGGGCATCGTGGCGCGGCGCTCGGAGTCGCTGGCGCGCTTCATGTCCGCTTACGCGCGGCTGGCGCGGCTGCCTCCGCCGGTGCTCTCCGGGGTGGAGGTGGACGGCTGGGTGCGGCGGGTGGCGGCGCTGGAGACGCGGCGTCCGGTGGAGGTGCGGGCGGGGCCGGCGCTGGCGGTCCGGGGAGATTCAGACCAGTTGGAGCAATTGCTCATCAACCTGGTGCGCAACGCGGTGGACGCGGTGCTGGTGGAGTCCCAGGCGAGCCAGGTCTGGGTGTCCTGGGCGGTGCTGTCGCCCGGCGCCGTGGAGGTGTGGGTGGAGGACGAGGGCGCGGGCCTGGCGGATACGGGCAACCTCTTCGTGCCCTTCTTCACGACGAAGCCCCAGGGCAGCGGCATTGGACTGGCGCTGTGCCGGCAAATCGCGGAGGCCCACGGCGGCACGCTCCGGTTGGAGAACCGCCCCGAGGGACGCGGGTGCCGCGCGCGCCTCAAGCTTCCGCTGGAGGGGCCCGGCACGGGCGGGGTGACTGCGAGCCTGGGGTAG